A region of the Clostridia bacterium genome:
TCCCCCGGGTCCCCTGGTGCTAGTGTATGCCGGCGGGACTGGAAATATCCAACAATACCAGCGCCCTGGCTGGGCGGCCATGCTCATTCAAAATCATATTCTGGACATACACGTAATACATAACGGCCCAAAGGCAAGGGCTGTGCCTCTCCTACAACGCCGGGAAAAACCGGAGCTGTCCTCCAAAGCCTGAGGACAGCTCCCCGTCTTTTGCGCTGTTAGACTATGCCCCTATCCCAAAAACCGGAAAATGAGCATGGCGCCGCCGGCGGTGTGTTCCGCCCCGCTGGAGAATTCAATTAATGTTTCTTTCATCCCCTCCAGTATTTTCTCCAGCTCGTATTCCCGCTTGATGGTTTCGTTGAGTTGGATGGTAACGTAGGGCTCGGAAAACTCGTCGCCGTCCTTGTTCTTGGTTCTGGCAACGCCGGCGGAATAAACCATCAGCATGTCCCCCTGCATCAGTTCCAGGCGGTTCTGCTGGAAATTCACGTTTTCCATATTGGCCAGGACAAAGCTGGTGACTTCGTTGACCTCCTCAAAGGCAGCCCCGGCCCGCTTCACCAAAGTGGTCGGCATGCCGGCGTTCACGTAATCCATTTCCCCGGTTCTTAAGTCCACGATACCGACAAAGACGGAGACGGTTAAACCTTCCGTATTGTTCTGACTTAACTGGTTGTTGGTCTCCAGTACAATCCGGTAGGGCTGGTAACCCAGCCGGGCGAAGCTGCGGATATTGGCAGCGGCCAAGACGGCGAACATGGTGGCGGGAATGCCCTTGCCGGAAGCTTCCCCTACCACCAGGCAGAGGCGGTGCCGGTCAATCAGGAAGAAATCGTAGAAACTGCCGTCCCCCACCAGGGTAGTCCGGTTCGCATAGATGTCGAACTCCGTCCGGTTGGGGAAGGCCGGGAACACGGTGGGGAAAATGTTGCTCTGGATTTGCTTGGCCAGGTCCAGTTCGGCACCGATACGTTCCCTTTCCGCCGACATGGCGGCCAGGTTGACCATGTAATTCTTGATCTCCCTGGTCATGTGATTGAGGCTGTTGGCCAAGAGCTCGATTTCATCCCTGGTCTGCACCGCTACCTCTTGGAAGGACAGTTGGGACGGGTCTTCTACCTCATTGGTCTGCCGCACGAAGTGCTGGGCACTCCGGGCCAGGCTCATAATCGGTTGGACCACGGAACGGTTCATAATGGTGATAAAGATCAGGAGGAATACTGCCAAGAGGGCCACGGCACCGATAGCCACCGTCATCAGGTAGGAACGCATGTTTTCTTTAATCTGGTCCATGGACACATCCATAGCCAGCACGCAAACGGGACGGCCGGCGGCATCCAGCACCGGCACATAACCCGTCATCATATAACCGAATTCACTGTCATTGACCAGGAAACGGATGGCGGTTTTGTCACTGTCATCCATGAGGGAGTTGTAAAACAACCGGCGCATATTCTCATCAAAATCGCCTTCACCCACGGGATCACCGAGGGAATTGATGGTTTCCGGTTCTTCCAGGAACTCCTGCTCCGTAAAGGCATTGAGGACATAATTCATCCGGGTGGGGTCATTACCGTCGGGGAAGTAGACCATGTAGATAAACTGCATCTCGGATCTTTCCTTGAAAGTGTTCAAGG
Encoded here:
- a CDS encoding SpoIIE family protein phosphatase yields the protein MVFTAVLSVMMGWLGYRSYSNSLLERYQVYVDSFIKIAMSEIDGDDLRACIDTLQESEGLKRLQLTLNTFKERSEMQFIYMVYFPDGNDPTRMNYVLNAFTEQEFLEEPETINSLGDPVGEGDFDENMRRLFYNSLMDDSDKTAIRFLVNDSEFGYMMTGYVPVLDAAGRPVCVLAMDVSMDQIKENMRSYLMTVAIGAVALLAVFLLIFITIMNRSVVQPIMSLARSAQHFVRQTNEVEDPSQLSFQEVAVQTRDEIELLANSLNHMTREIKNYMVNLAAMSAERERIGAELDLAKQIQSNIFPTVFPAFPNRTEFDIYANRTTLVGDGSFYDFFLIDRHRLCLVVGEASGKGIPATMFAVLAAANIRSFARLGYQPYRIVLETNNQLSQNNTEGLTVSVFVGIVDLRTGEMDYVNAGMPTTLVKRAGAAFEEVNEVTSFVLANMENVNFQQNRLELMQGDMLMVYSAGVARTKNKDGDEFSEPYVTIQLNETIKREYELEKILEGMKETLIEFSSGAEHTAGGAMLIFRFLG